ATTATGTTGAACAGCCCGCCTGCCTGAAGAGCGGCGAGCGGGTACAGGTCATGCTTAATGCGGGCCTCAGCCCAGAGCATGAAGAGAAGCTCGGCAGTCGTATCGACGGCATTGGGCTTTATCGCACCGAAATTCCGTTTATGCTGCAAAGCGGTTTTCCGTCTGAAGAGGAGCAGGTAGCGCAATACCAGGGCATGTTGCAGATGTTTAACGACAAGCCAGTGACGCTGCGTACGCTTGATGTCGGCGCGGATAAACAGCTGCCCTACATGCCCATCAGCGAAGAGAACCCATGCCTCGGCTGGCGCGGGATCCGCATTACGCTCGATCAGCCGGAGATCTTTTTGATCCAGGTGCGCGCCATGCTGCGCGCCAACGCCGCGACCGGCAATCTCAGCATCCTCCTGCCGATGATCACGAGTATCGACGAAGTAGACGAAGCGCGTCGGCTTATCGATAGAGCCGGTCGAGAAATGGAAGAGATGCTCGGCTACGAGATCCCTAAACCGCGGCTCGGCGTCATGGTGGAAGTCCCGTCGATGCTGTTTATGCTGCCTCACCTGGCAAGCCGCGTTGATTTTATTTCTGTCGGCACCAACGACCTCACCCAATATCTGCTGGCGGTAGACCGCAATAACACGCGCGTCGCCAGTCTCTATGACAGCCTGCATCCGGCGATGCTGCGCGCGCTGAAAATGATTGCTCTTGAGGCGCAACGCCTCGGCATCGATCTCTGCCTGTGTGGTGAAATGGCGGGCGACCCGATGTGCGTCGCGCTGCTGGTCGGCATGGGCTATCACCATCTCTCTATGAACGGCCGCTCGGTCGCGCGCGTGAAGTATCTGCTGCGGCATATCACGCTGGAAGAAGCCGAAACGCTCAGCGCGCGCAGCCTCGAATCGCAATCAGCCACAGAAGTGCGTCACCAGGTGGCAGCGTTTATGGAGCGTCGCGGCATGGGTGGCCTGATTCGCGGCGGCCTGTAACGCCGCGATAACCGGCTGTGCTCTTACATATCTTTTACAACTTCCTGTCCTCGCCCACGTCTGGCTTTATGCTATGATCCGCAGCCTCAGGAGCGTCCGGAAAAGGGCGCAGCATCTCACCCGCTGTCCACTTTCAGCGGGATAACAACAGGTTTTGGTGACAGATGAATAGTGGCTATCTGCATTTTCCCGATTTTGATCCGGTAATCTTCTCCCTTGGGCCGGTTTCGCTTCACTGGTACGGGCTGATGTATCTTGTGGGCTTTGTATTCGCCATGTGGCTCGCCGTTCGTCGTGCTAATCGTCCTGGTAGCGGCTGGACAAAAAACGAAGTTGAAAACCTGCTCTATGCGGGCTTCCTCGGTGTTTTCCTGGGTGGGCGTATCGGTTATGTGCTGTTTTACAATCTGCCGCTTTTCCTTGAAAACCCGCTGTATCTGTTCCGCGTATGGGATGGCGGCATGTCCTTCCATGGCGGACTCATCGGCGTTATCTGCGTCATGATTTGGTTTGCGAAGCGCACCAAACGTAACTTCTTCCAGGTCTCCGATTTTATCGCGCCGCTGATCCCCTTTGGGCTTGGCGCGGGCCGTCTGGGTAACTTTATTAATGGCGAGCTGTGGGGCCGTGTCGATCCGGGCTTCCCGTATGCCATGCTTTTCCCGGGCTCGCGCAGCGAAGATATCAGCCTGCTGGCCTCGCATCCGGAATGGCAGTCGTTGTTTAACACCTATGGCG
The genomic region above belongs to Cronobacter malonaticus LMG 23826 and contains:
- the lgt gene encoding prolipoprotein diacylglyceryl transferase; the encoded protein is MNSGYLHFPDFDPVIFSLGPVSLHWYGLMYLVGFVFAMWLAVRRANRPGSGWTKNEVENLLYAGFLGVFLGGRIGYVLFYNLPLFLENPLYLFRVWDGGMSFHGGLIGVICVMIWFAKRTKRNFFQVSDFIAPLIPFGLGAGRLGNFINGELWGRVDPGFPYAMLFPGSRSEDISLLASHPEWQSLFNTYGVLPRHPSQLYELFLEGIVLFIILNLFIRKPRPMGAVSGLFLIGYGAFRIIVEFFRQPDAQFTGEWVQYISMGQILSIPMIVAGAAMMIWVYRRRPQQQLS